In the Methanococcus maripaludis genome, one interval contains:
- a CDS encoding tRNA (adenine-N1)-methyltransferase encodes MVNKTLVIDNRGKKYLLNKDLDNFGNDLGVVDLVGKEEGSILMTNKGGEFYFVTPTIHDIIKKMKRSVTTLLPKDIGLIIAECGIENGETVVEAGTGSAALTIYLANAVGKEGKIITYEKRPEFAKIARKNLEIVGAVRKNQKIIGIDDEDEEEMEIVENGLYNVTQKIGDITEKIEEENIDVLVLDMPDPWNVVEHAKKSLKKAKGRIAIYVPYVEQAKKGVEALKEHGFLDIRTVECIVRDIEISEKGVRPSTRMIGHTGYITTARVCPEEVVKYVPKKPKDAEKIEE; translated from the coding sequence ATGGTTAACAAAACATTGGTTATAGATAATCGTGGGAAAAAATACCTTTTAAATAAAGACCTCGATAACTTCGGAAATGATCTTGGAGTTGTTGATTTAGTTGGAAAAGAAGAAGGATCAATTTTAATGACAAATAAAGGCGGAGAATTTTATTTCGTAACCCCAACTATTCATGACATTATCAAAAAAATGAAAAGAAGTGTTACAACACTCCTTCCAAAAGATATTGGATTAATCATTGCTGAATGCGGTATCGAAAATGGAGAAACCGTTGTTGAAGCAGGTACTGGTTCTGCAGCACTTACAATATATTTAGCAAATGCTGTTGGAAAAGAGGGAAAAATAATAACTTACGAAAAAAGACCTGAATTTGCAAAAATTGCGAGAAAAAACCTTGAAATTGTTGGAGCAGTTCGAAAAAACCAAAAAATCATTGGAATTGACGACGAAGACGAAGAAGAAATGGAAATTGTGGAAAACGGACTTTACAACGTTACCCAAAAAATCGGTGACATTACTGAAAAAATTGAAGAAGAAAATATCGATGTTTTAGTTTTGGACATGCCTGACCCTTGGAATGTTGTGGAACATGCCAAAAAATCACTCAAAAAAGCAAAGGGAAGAATTGCAATATATGTACCTTACGTGGAACAGGCTAAAAAAGGTGTTGAAGCTTTAAAAGAACATGGATTTTTAGATATCCGGACTGTTGAGTGTATTGTTAGAGACATTGAAATTTCAGAAAAGGGTGTCAGACCTTCAACGAGAATGATCGGACATACCGGATACATTACAACTGCAAGAGTCTGCCCTGAAGAAGTAGTGAAATACGTTCCAAAAAAGCCAAAAGATGCAGAAAAAATTGAAGAATAA
- a CDS encoding PspC domain-containing protein, which yields MKRLYRSDKERMLSGVCGGLAIYFNIDPTLIRLLWALLFFMNPLMIVVYIIGALVIPIKPEGVFYDFSEEPEKIKSESEIEPKPEE from the coding sequence ATGAAAAGATTATATCGATCAGATAAAGAAAGAATGCTCTCAGGAGTATGCGGGGGACTTGCAATCTACTTCAACATAGATCCAACATTAATAAGGCTTTTATGGGCGCTATTATTTTTCATGAACCCTTTAATGATTGTTGTATATATCATCGGAGCATTAGTCATTCCGATTAAACCTGAAGGGGTTTTTTATGACTTTTCTGAAGAACCTGAAAAAATAAAATCTGAATCTGAAATTGAACCAAAACCTGAAGAATAA
- a CDS encoding transglutaminase-like domain-containing protein, producing MNLKLKNIIYIAIVGILAVSTLFFIQNNSETLNLSDIFENGVFSETSEKLPKYIFEDSIEVYLSPNELAKVSKLSKSLNGDTIEDSIWNIILWEEDNIEYNHAKAELPTPEVTYWVTGKTEVSDPYNNTIQSPTETIALKSGICGDYALLTSALLLEMNYSPIYILTFESEGNAGHAAAAVNINGDYYIIDQQPPIMELYNYLDYKRDIEEYKIDNITFYKIELSNDSTYFEKGFESVETYDSVSNEYSDIPGLSRYLMTYFENSYEISSDYNIKYLDSMEYLPRAYEKGVTIQYFFQFGGYTPIFEKQYAKWVFDYIENDMTESKYDISEYNSIWIRSSYDGEKLKIIINLSKK from the coding sequence ATGAATTTAAAACTGAAAAACATAATTTATATCGCAATTGTTGGAATTTTAGCAGTTTCTACCCTATTTTTCATTCAAAATAATTCTGAAACGTTGAATTTATCGGACATTTTTGAAAATGGTGTATTTAGTGAAACTTCTGAAAAACTCCCAAAATATATTTTTGAAGATTCAATTGAAGTTTATCTATCGCCAAACGAACTTGCAAAAGTATCTAAACTATCCAAATCCCTAAATGGAGATACGATTGAAGATTCCATCTGGAACATTATACTTTGGGAAGAAGATAACATCGAATACAACCATGCGAAAGCTGAACTTCCAACTCCAGAAGTTACATACTGGGTAACTGGAAAAACAGAAGTTTCTGATCCATACAATAATACAATACAAAGTCCCACTGAAACAATTGCCTTAAAATCAGGAATTTGTGGAGATTATGCACTATTAACCTCTGCATTGCTTTTAGAAATGAATTATTCCCCGATATACATTTTAACCTTCGAGTCAGAAGGAAACGCAGGTCATGCTGCCGCTGCAGTTAACATTAATGGTGATTATTATATTATTGACCAACAACCGCCAATAATGGAGTTATATAATTATTTAGACTATAAAAGAGACATTGAAGAGTATAAAATAGATAATATCACATTTTACAAAATTGAACTATCAAATGATTCAACCTACTTTGAAAAAGGTTTTGAATCTGTTGAAACTTATGATTCAGTTTCAAATGAATACAGCGATATTCCAGGTCTTTCAAGATACTTGATGACGTATTTTGAGAACAGTTATGAAATAAGTAGTGATTACAATATCAAATACCTAGATTCGATGGAGTATCTTCCAAGAGCATATGAAAAAGGGGTAACAATTCAGTATTTCTTTCAATTTGGTGGATACACACCAATTTTTGAAAAACAGTATGCAAAATGGGTATTTGATTATATTGAAAATGACATGACTGAAAGTAAATATGATATTTCAGAATATAATTCAATATGGATTAGAAGTTCTTACGATGGAGAAAAACTCAAAATAATAATAAATCTATCTAAAAAATAA
- a CDS encoding thymidylate synthase gives MLAIKKKSVKSAFEALIPKIMEEGTDMVTEDRQKCKEIMNTIIEITDPSDKSISEKYQLGERAVKSYTEQLLHGSAATFVYDYHERIFEYPNDKKELKNDQIEYIVYKLKEQINSRRAVAITWNPYIDQTVKDVPCLQIVQFLIRDNKLYQTVLFRSNDAFLAFHANAIGLIALGELVAEKLGIELVKYTHHSVSMHVYYERDIDALKKF, from the coding sequence ATGCTCGCAATAAAGAAAAAATCTGTTAAATCTGCATTTGAAGCACTTATACCAAAAATCATGGAAGAAGGAACCGATATGGTTACAGAAGATAGGCAGAAATGTAAAGAAATAATGAATACAATTATTGAAATCACTGATCCATCGGATAAATCAATCTCTGAAAAATATCAGCTTGGAGAGCGGGCTGTTAAATCTTATACTGAACAGTTATTGCATGGATCCGCAGCAACATTTGTTTACGATTACCATGAAAGAATTTTTGAATACCCGAATGATAAAAAAGAATTAAAAAACGACCAGATTGAATATATTGTATATAAATTAAAAGAACAGATTAATTCAAGGCGAGCAGTTGCAATTACATGGAATCCCTATATTGATCAAACTGTAAAAGATGTTCCCTGTTTACAGATTGTGCAGTTTTTGATAAGAGATAATAAATTATACCAAACAGTACTTTTCAGGTCAAACGATGCATTTTTGGCATTTCACGCAAATGCAATAGGATTAATTGCGCTTGGTGAATTAGTTGCTGAAAAATTGGGAATTGAACTTGTAAAATACACGCACCATTCAGTATCTATGCACGTTTATTATGAACGGGATATTGATGCTTTAAAAAAGTTTTAA
- a CDS encoding amidohydrolase family protein has product MVYLNSNFLYGDDFEPKKGVLVIEDEIIKGFTSEHHSNVLNYKGLVIPPLINSHTHIGDNSIKDIGIGMSLDELVKPPNGIKHKFLNSCSEKELVQGMSEGLYDLENNGIKAFCDFRENGINGINLLKSAFENSDVSIKPIILGRPTEREKNLLKNEIATILDNCDGLGLSGSNEYSDQELKFICKLVNKKILSIHANEHKGSVQYSIEKYGISEIERLINLKIKPNFIIHATHSSFDDLSLLNENKIHVVVCPRANASFNVGIPDIPKMLEYNLKLGIGTDNFMTNSPSIFKEMDFIYKTYHVDPKEILKMATINGAEILGLQNTGLIKEGYNPIFTFIKNVNILKTSKNVVASVVTRLENGDVDSKFLVC; this is encoded by the coding sequence ATGGTTTATTTAAATTCTAATTTTTTATATGGCGACGACTTCGAACCAAAAAAAGGAGTTTTGGTTATCGAAGACGAAATTATAAAAGGATTTACGAGTGAACACCATTCAAATGTTTTAAATTACAAGGGGTTAGTCATTCCTCCCCTTATTAATTCCCATACTCATATTGGAGACAATAGTATTAAAGATATTGGTATTGGAATGTCACTTGATGAACTTGTCAAACCCCCAAATGGCATTAAACACAAGTTTTTAAATAGTTGTAGCGAGAAAGAGTTGGTGCAGGGGATGTCAGAAGGGCTTTATGATTTGGAAAATAATGGCATTAAAGCTTTTTGTGACTTTCGTGAAAATGGAATTAATGGAATAAATTTACTTAAATCAGCATTTGAAAATTCAGATGTATCTATTAAACCCATAATTCTTGGAAGGCCCACTGAAAGGGAAAAAAACCTTTTAAAAAATGAGATAGCCACTATCTTGGATAATTGTGATGGTTTAGGATTAAGCGGTTCAAATGAGTATTCGGACCAAGAACTTAAGTTTATTTGTAAATTGGTGAATAAAAAAATACTTTCAATTCATGCAAATGAACATAAGGGCTCAGTCCAGTATTCAATAGAAAAATATGGAATTTCCGAAATTGAAAGATTGATAAATCTAAAAATAAAGCCTAATTTCATTATCCATGCGACACACTCTAGTTTTGATGACCTATCCCTGTTAAATGAAAATAAAATACATGTTGTAGTATGCCCAAGAGCAAATGCCTCGTTTAATGTTGGAATTCCGGACATTCCAAAAATGTTAGAATACAATTTAAAACTTGGAATTGGAACTGATAACTTCATGACAAATTCTCCGTCAATATTTAAAGAAATGGACTTTATCTACAAAACATACCATGTAGACCCAAAAGAAATTCTTAAGATGGCGACCATAAACGGTGCTGAAATACTCGGACTTCAAAATACTGGATTGATAAAAGAAGGATATAATCCAATATTTACATTTATAAAAAATGTAAACATTTTAAAAACATCTAAAAACGTTGTTGCATCAGTTGTAACTCGATTGGAAAATGGAGACGTTGATTCAAAGTTTTTAGTTTGTTGA